ccatgccgttctgtaccaccactcattcatatatctttatgtacatattctttatccctttacacttgtgtgtgtgtgtaaggtagtagttgtggaattgttaggttagattactgttggttattactgcattgtcggaactagaagcacaagcatttcgctacactcgcattaacatctgctaaccatgtgtatgtgactaataaaatttgatttgatttgatttgagctactgatggagtaaaaaaatggtggagtaaaaaaagtggtgtcttttgctaacgtggttagctaatagatttacatattgtgtcttccctgtaaaacattttaaaaatcagaaatgatggctggattcacaagaagtgtatctttcatctggtgtcttggacttgtgatttaatgatatttagatgctagtatttacttgtgacgctatgctaggctatgctagtcagcttttttactgtggggggtgctcccggatccgggtttgggaggaactagaagttaataCAATACAAGTGAATCGGTCAGAATACGTATGACTTCTTCAAATGCAatgactagatacataaagtgcttttatTTAAAAACGTGAAAGAGATGCATGAAAAtatcctcaaataaaaggtgacattatatactgtcacctcatatgaaacGTTGCATCTCAAATCGAaaatgctggagtacagagccccTGTTAAAATGTTATCTTCTgtaaaggggtgcgtaactggtggcagggaagtcagacgcaggagagcagaactaggtagtAGCAGGAGcagtttaaccttttgtcaatagggggagctgttagcattattttttttttacatttccaaattaaactgcctcgtactcaattcttgctcgtacaatatgcatattattattactattggatagaaaacaatctctagtttctaaaaccgtttgaattatgtctgtgggtgaaccagaactctttctacagcgaaaatcatgacaggacatgcgaagctctgaaaaatagtctctgatctcggatcagttttaagctctgtgtatgccctatggatcgaaatgaactgcactcgccttcccctggatgtcagtaaccaatgagaagtggaatggcgtctctatgtgtttctcagagtttataaaacgcaATGGAgcgagatgtcccttcttttggacgctcgccaggacgcaagggaggacatcagaatggcatgctcaaaagctctcgttattgatcaaagatatatccgtctgtgatttaattcgatataggtgttagaaacatcataacgaagttatttgaaaccgatttatatcagtttatgcgagtatattgctaattttcggaatttccttagtattgcgtttgaggatttggacatgtgtgtgccgtgtagctatcgttagctgctagttccgaagttgaagaggtcgttttacaacaaagcaacgattcttttggacaaaggacacattgcccaagatactgatggaagctcgtccaaaagtaagagttatttatgattttattccgtatttatgtggaaaaatgtaaacgcagttgtcggccattttttgcggcactagtctggctgtaactcacaatgtatgtctagtaaagttaattttaaaaatctaaatcagcggttgcattaataaccaatgcatctttcattagctgtccaacctgtatttttttagtcaatctaatcgataaataatcgtaaacataggtgcctttccaagatggcgccggccagaatgcatgccatgttttgacagattacattgcataaccacgatttgtgatgctaaatatgcacattttcgaacaaactctatatgcattgtgtaatatgatgttacaggactgtcatctgaagaattctgagaaggttagtgaaaaaattaatatattttggtggcgataacgttatcgccccttttgccttgattcaatgcgggggtgatgttagctcatgtggtatgctaatataacgatatattgtgttttcgctgtaaaacactgtaaaacaatctgaaatattgtctggattcacaagatctgtgtctttcaattgctgtaggctgtgtatttttcagaaatgttttaggatgagtattttggtaattgacgtcggtctctgtaattattccggctgcttccaacgctatttcagattgcagctgcaatgtagaactgtgatttatacctgaaatatgcacatttaaaaaaaaaaacatatgctataccataaatatgttatcagactgtcatcttatgaagttgtttcttggttagtggctatatatatctttatttagtcgaattagtgatagctactgatggagtaaaaaaatggtggagtaaaaaaagtggtgtcttttgctaacgtggttagctaatagatttacatattgtgtcttccctgtaaaacattttaaaaatcagaaatgatggctggattcacaagatctgtatctttcatctggtgtcttggacttgtgatttaatgatatttagatgcttgtatttacttgtgacgctatgctaggctatgctagtcagcttttttactgtggggggtgctcccggatccgggatgagtaccaagtaaaagttaatccAAAGCCCAACGGCATAAAAATACAACAGAATATGGGTACAAAGACCCGACGCGCACCAGTgaacatgtgcacaagcacttacaacaaacaattccacagaaagacatggggggaacagagggttaaatacacaacaattaaagagggaaatggaaaccaggtgtgtaggaaaacaagacaaaacaaatggaaaatgaaaagtggattaacgatggctagaagaccggtgacgccgaccacagaacaccacccgaacaaggagaacaAGGAACCTTCGtgggaagtcgtgacagtaccccccccttgacgcgcggctccagtagtgcgccgacaccggcctcggggatgaccccggcgaggtgcagggcgatccggacggagacggtggaactcccgcagcattgaagggtccaacacgtcctccaccggaacccagcatctctcctccggaccgtacgaacgccgcccactcccccggccggtcctggcaataagacctcagaaacctacccacatcctggttcactctctccacctgcccattactctcagggtgaaaacccgaggtaaggctgatcgagacccccagacgttccatgaacgccctccagaccctcgaagtgaactggggaccccgatcagacactatgtcCTCAGGtatcccgtagtgccggaagacgtgtgtaaacaaggcctcctCAGTCTgtaaggccgtagggagaccgggcagagggaggagacggcaggacttagaaaaacggtcctcaacgaccaggatcgtggtgttaccctgttaccctggGAGGAAGATCAGTAAGGAAATCCACCAACAGGTGTGatcacggccgttgtggaacgggtaaggggtgtagcttatctctgggcaggtgcctaggagccttacactgggcgcacaccgagcaggaggaaacataaaccctcacgtccttagccaaagtgggccaccagtacttcccactcagacagcgcaccgtccgctcgatgcctggatgaccagaggagggtgacgtgtgtgcccaatagatcagccggtcacggacagcagacggaacgtacagacgtcCAGCGAGACACTGGAGGGGAGTGGGCTCTGCACCCAGTGCCTgttcaatgtccgcgtccagctcccacactaccggcgccaccaggcaggaggctgggagtatgggggtgggatccatgggccgctcctctgtgtcatacagccgggacagtgcacCTGCCTTGgaattctgggaacctggtctgtaagagagggtgaaaacaaaacaggtgaaaaacatggcccaccttgcctggcgagggttcagtctcctcgccgcccggatgtactccagattgcggtagtccagatgagaaaagggtgtttcgccccctcaagccaaaatctccacgccttcagagccttgacgacagccaacagctcccggtcccccacgtcatagtttcgctccgccgggctgagcttcctcgagaagaaggcacaggggcggagctttggtgttgtacccgagcgctgagagagcacagctcctatcccagcctcagacgcgtccacctccacctccactatgaacgctaaagagggatccggatgggccagcacgggagccgaggtaaacaaagccctcaggtgaccaaaagccctgtccgcctcagccgaccactgcaaacgtaCCGGTCCCCCCCTTCAgtagtgaggtaatgggagccgctacctgaccaaaaccacggataaacctccggtagtaattggcaaaccctagaaaacgctgcacctcctttactgtgtcggccaattacgcacggctgaaatgcggtcactccatctctacccctgatgtggaaatgcgataccccaggaaggagacagactgttggaagaaccggcatttctcagccttgacgtacaggtaaTGCTctaacaggcgaccaagcactctgcacaccagggacacatgctcggcgcgtgtagcggagaaaatcagaatgtcatcaatatacaccactacaccctgcccgtgcaggtacctgaaaatcttgtctacaaaggcttggaagactgatggagcattcatcaacccgtatggcatgacgaggtactcataatgccctgaggtcgTACTGAACGccatcttccactcgtctccctcccggatacgcaccaggttgtaagcactcctgagatcaagtttggtgaagaagcgcgccccgcaTTGACTCATTCGCTGTGgctatgagaggtagcgggtaactgtaactcacagtgatctggtttagaccccgatagtcaatagacgggcgcagacctccctccttcttcttcacaaaaaagaaacttgaggaggcgggtgaagtggaggaccgaatgtacccctgatgtAGTGATTTGGAGACATATGTTTTcatagcctccgtctccgcctgtgacaggggatacacgtgactcctgggaagtgcggcgtctaccaggagatttatcgcacaatcgtcccgtcgatgaggtggtaattgagtcgccttctttttggagaaggcgagagccaaatcggcatattcagggggaatgcgcacggtggagacctggtctggactctccaccgttgtaGCACCAACAGAAACCCCTAagcacctacctgagcactctcgcgaccaccctgtGAGAGCCATCTGTTGCCACGAgacagtggggtcatgacagcTTCACTGTGAAAATAGATATGAtgtggactgtatactcaatacaatctaaatctgatacctcactgtctgtcttttgactgatactgctttttaaactggtctggtcagtctactcaaatatttgtactatAAATGTTTCAATCTACAAGCAAAACTCTGATCATTTGTCAATTCTAAAAATTATTCATTAATTTATGAATAGACACTGATATATCTGAATATGTAGAAAAATATACTGTCACTACTTTTACCACCAAAGAATATCAGTGTGATTTTAAAATGATTTaactctttgcaggctgtcaggctgtctagtcacagaggaaggctgtgcttctctggtctcagctctggagtcaaacccctcacacctgagagagctggatctgagtaacaatgacctgaaggattcaggagtgaagctgctctctgctggactggggaatccccactgtaaactggagactctgaggtcagtattcctgtagttggtcaacaagtgataactgttcaccagatccacatgtgtttaccagacacacatagtccacaccatatgtgtttggacagtgaagcttacagttttaaatgtggtgctatgctccagcattttggatttgagatagaatgtttcatattaggtgacagtacagaatgtcaccttttatttaaaggtattcatacatatatattttaccgtttagaaatgaaagcacttcatGTATCTAGTTCTCCCATTTGAAGAAGTCTTAATTATTTGGACTAATTCACTTATATCTGAATATGTTAAAAAAAGTATTCTCCCACTCCCAGCCAAATAATAGTAGTGTGGttttaatatgatttgactctttgcaggctgtcaggctgtctagtcacagaggaaggctgtgcttctctggtctcagctctgaggtcaaacccctcacacctgagagagctggacctgagctacaatcacccaggagactcaggagtcagactgctctctgctggactggaggatccacactgcagactggagaaactcaagtatGTAGAGGGTTTATGTCAATGTTCATATCAGACATGTTTGACTTATCAGGCTAGTTAAGACAAACATTCTGACCACCACTTGAACAAAGTTATaggctgactgtgtgtgtgtgtgtgtgtgtgtgtgtgtgtgtgtgtgtgtgtgtgtgtgtgtgtgtgtgtgtgtgtgtgtgtgtgtgtgtgtgttgacgtcTATAACAAAGttatattctgtgtgtgtgtgagttcaggTGTATCACTCAATGACTGTCTGTTCTTCTGCTTACCGCTAcagtgtggaacatggtggagagaacagaatgaaacctgggcttagaaaatgtgagtattgactgctgtgaagaatatgactaagaataagtcttaattcaagttaagtcaaagtcaaagaccaccatcattacttactTGGTCATATTAAATATCAGCTGTAGTTCTACAGAAGCAGAAATCATGGACACCAACGTTTACAAAGAGTTGctttgacaatgtgtgtgtgtgtgtgtgtgtgtgtgtgtgtgtgtgtgtgtgtgtgggtgtgtgtgtgtgtgtgtgtgtgtgtgtgtgtgtgtgtgtgtgtgtgtgtgtgtgtgtgtgtgtgtgtgtgtgtgttaatgggaataagtgtgttttatattaccatacagtataacatatgatcattcaacaagtctcaagttaccttaacttctccttttgatacctagaaacatctacatgaaatgaattagtgaaaagtgagttaacattctaatgtgaatgatgatgatttctaatattgtgtctggtttcatccatcagatgtctgtgatctcacactggacctaaacacagtagacagactcctctctctgtctgaggagaacagaaaggtgacatgtaggagagaggagcagccgtatcctgatcacccagagagatttgaGGGCTGGAAacaggtgctgtgtagagagggtctgactgggcgctgttactgggaggtagagtggagtgggGAATGGGCTGAtataggagtgacatataaaggaatcAGCAGGAGAGGAAAGGATTATGACTGTGGGCTTGGATACAATGACAAGTCCTGGAGTCTGACCTGCTCTGACAAAACTTTCACTGCCTGGCACAATGATAATAACACTACCATAGACGTCCGCCCCTCCAGCTtccacagagtaggagtgtatctggactggccagctggcactctgtccttctatagagcctcctctgacacactgacccacctgatcacattcacctccacattcactgagcccctctatccagggtttaGGCTTTATGATGACTCCTCAGTGTCCCTGTGTCAGGTGGTTCCTGTGTCAAACACAACATGATGTTTCACTCTAatcagggtcatgttcagtaaGACACACTGGAGCAACAATGTagaatatctctctagtgtgttaacccctctatccagggtgtttggtatgaatatctctctagtgtgtaaacaTATGATTGTAAATATTCATTAATAACACCATTGAAACTGACAGACATTGTCATCTAGAGTCATtcattaatattaataatattaatTCATATGAATCACCACACTGTGTTGTTAAAACTGGTTTCATTTAGAAATCATTGATCTTGTTGTTATTGGGCTTCTTGGTGTTTTTAAATATTGTACAATGTTTATTTGTCAAATTCTTGACACAACAATCGTGTTTGTGTATAAACTGAATGAAATGTATAAGTGACAGATATGACTAATAAAGGATCATCAACCAGATGGAAGAAGAGAGgtggaaatgttttaatattgaTCACAATATGACAGTACAGTAATAGATGGAAGAAGAGAGGTGGAAATGTTTTAATACTGATCACAATATGACAGTACAGTAATAGATGGAAGAAGAAAGgtggaaatgttttaatattgaTCACAATATGGCAGTACAGTAATAGATGGAAGAAGAGAGGTGTAAATGTTTTAATAATATTCACAATATGACAGtacagtaatagatgggagaagagaggtggaaatgttttaatattgaTCACAATATGACAGTACAGTAATAGATGGAAGAAGAGAGGTGGAAATGTTTTAATACTGATCACAAAATGACAGTACAGTAATAGATGGAAGAAGAGAGgtggaaatgttttaatattgaTCACAATATGACAGTACAATAATAGATGGAAGAAGAGAGgtggaaatgttttaatattgatcacaatataacagtacagtaatagATGGAAGAAGAGAGGTGGAAATGTTTTACTATTGATCAGAATATGACAGTACAGTAATAGATGGAAGAAGAGAGGTGGAATTTTTTTAATATTGATCACAATATGACAGTACAGTAATAGATGGAAGAAGAGAGgtggaaatgttttaatattgatcacaatatgacagtacagtaatagatgggagaagAGAGGTGGAAATGTTTTAGTATTGATCAGAATATGGCAGGACAGTAATAGATGGAAGAAGAGAGGTGGAAATGTTTTAATACTGATCACAATATGACAGTACAGTAATAGATGGAAGAAGAGAGgtggaaatgttttaatattgatcagaatatgacagtacagtaatagatggaagaagagaggtggaattttttaaatattgatcacaatatgacagtacagtaatagatggaagaagagaggtggaaatgttttaatattgatcacaatatgacagtacagtaatagatgggagaagAGAGGTGGAAATGTTTTAGTATTGATCAGAATATGGCAGGACAGTAATAGATGGAAGAAGAGAGGTGGAAATGTTTTAATACTGATCACAATATGACAGTACAGTAATAGATGGAAGAAGAGAGgtggaaatgttttaatattgaTCAGAATATGACAGTACAGTAATAGATGGAAGAAGGGAGGTGGAATTTTTTTAATATTGATCACAATATGACAGTACAGTAATAGATGGAAGAAGAGAGgtggaaatgttttaatattgatcacaatatgacagtacagtaatagatgggagaagAGAGGTGGAAATGTTTTAGTATTGATCAGAATATGGCAGGACAGTAATAGATGGAAGAAGAGAGGTGGAAATGTTTTAATACTGATCACAATATGACAGTACAGTAATAGATGGAAGAAGAGAGgtggaaatgttttaatattgatcagaatatgacagtacagtaatagatggaagaagagaggtggaaatgttttaatattgaTCAGAATATGGCAGTACAGTAATAGGGTTTGTGTTCAGTACATAGAAATGGGTCTTATTCAGTTGAAGAAGAAGGCTTTATGTCACGTCTACTCTCCTTCTTGGCGCTCAACGTCTCCgatctactaaccaccggtcttGGCAATCTAtctttacacacacctggcaaccttcattactcacacctgctcctcatcattacacacacctggaaaCCTTCCTTACTCACACCTGctcctcatcattacacacacctgctcctcataattacacacacctggcaacctgcATTACTCACACCTGGCAACTTTCATTACTCACACCTGCTCCTCATCATTAGACCCACCTGACAACCTTCATTACTCACACCTGCTCCGctttattacacacacctggcaaccttcaTTACTCACATCTGCTCCTCataattacacacacctggcaacctgcATTATTCACACCTGGCAACCTTCATTACTCACATCTGctcctcatcattacacacacctgacaACCTGCATTACTCACACCTGCTACTCATCATTAGACACACCTGGCAAACTTCATTACTCACATCTGCTcctcattattacacacacctgaCAACCTTCATTACTCACATCTGCTCCTCataattacacacacctggcaacctgcATTACTCACACCTGGCAACCTTCATTACTCACACCTGCTcctcattattacacacacctgaCAACCTTCATTACTCACATCTGCTCCTCataattacacacacctggcaacctgcATTACTCACACCTGGCaaccttaacttctctagggtacgtaagacggtagcgtcccacctcttcaacagccagtgaaactgctgggcgccaaattcaaatacagaaatattcaTTATAaaaatttagaaaacaaaacatattttacataggtttaaagattaacttcttgtgaatccaaccacggtgtcagattttaaaaatgctttcggcgaaagcataccttatgattatttgagaacatagcccagcagacaaatcattacaaacagtaaccagccaagtagaagagttacacaagtcagaaataaagataaaatgaatcccttacctttgatgatcttcatatggttgcactcagtaGACATTAATtttctcaataaatgttccttttgttcgataaagtctctttatatccaaaaacctctcttttgtttgcgcgttttcttcagtaatccacaggctcaaacgcagtcaaaacaggcagacaaaaaatccaaattgtatccgtaaagttcgtagaaacatgtcaaacgatgtttataaatATTCAATCCTCagtttgtttttagcctaaataattgatagtatttcaaccggacaataacgccGTCcgtataaaaggtaaacaagaaaggcactctctcggtcgtgcgcaagaaaaagctctgtgacactttagggtccactcattcagactgctcttacttcctcatttttcagaatacaagcctgaaacaatttctaaagactgttgacatctagtggaaggcataggaactgcaatttgagtcctacgtcaatggatactgtaatggaatagaaaactacaaaaccaaagaaataactacttcctgaatggatttttctcaggttttcggctgccaaatcagttctgttatactcacagacactattttaacagttttggaaactttagagtgttttctatccaaatctaccattcATATACATATCATATCTTCCgggcccgagtagcaggcagtttaatttgggcatgcttttcatccaaatttccgaatgctgccccctaccctagagaagttaataatACCTTTGAGTTGTAGACATGTTCTTCACAGGTTATAACACAAACACATCATTAGATTTATTTCAGCATTGAGTTGTTTTTTACATGTAATCTAAGATCTTAACAACCTAATACATATACAACTTTTTTCATTCACCCCATGGCTATATAAACCAAAGGTTTCATTTAGGTTTCATTTGGGTTATAATAATGATTTACAAAGGAAAAAGTCAATAGTTCATTGCATATTATGTAATTGTGGATTCGATTCATTTTCAGACTGTTATTGatacagcatgtcaatatgatacagtagtagcctacagaacccaagtagaatgtcaatatgatacagtagtagcctacagaacccaagcagcatgtcaatatgatacagtagtagtctacagaacccaagcagcatgtcaatatgatacagtagtagcctacagaacccaagcagcatgtcaatatgatacagtagtagtctacagaacccaagcagcatgtcaatatgatacagtagtagtctacagaacccaagcagcatgtcaatatgatacagtagtagcctacagaacccaagcagcatgtcaatatgaacagtagtagccagcatgtcaatatgatacagtagtagtctacagaacccaagcagcatgtcaatatgatacagtagtagtctacagaacccaagcagcatgtcaatatgatacagtagtagtctacagaacccaagcagcatgtcaatatgatacagtagtagccagcatgtcaatatgatacagtagtagtctacagaacccaagcagcatgtcaatatgatacagtagtagtctacagaacccaagcagcatgtcaatatgatacagtagtggcatacagaacccaagcagcatgtcaatatgatacagtagtagccagcatgtcaatatgatacagtggtagcctacagaacccaaacagcatgtcaatatgatacagtagtagcctacagaacccaagcagcatgtcaatatgatacagtagtagcctacagaacccaaaCAGCATGTCAATATATGTATTATAATCTATATCTCCACCTAGTCTATTATAGACCTATATGTATTATAATCTATATCTCCACCTAGTCTATTAGAGGTCTATATGTATTATAATCTATATCTCCACCTAGTCTATTAGAGGTCTATATGTATTATAATCTATATCTCCACCTAGTCTATTATAGACCTATATGTATTATAATCTATATCTCCACCTAGTCTA
The sequence above is a segment of the Salvelinus alpinus chromosome 1, SLU_Salpinus.1, whole genome shotgun sequence genome. Coding sequences within it:
- the LOC139539883 gene encoding tripartite motif-containing protein 14-like; this translates as MRTVETWSGLSTVVAPTETPKHLPEHSRDHPNDLTLCRLSGCLVTEEGCASLVSALESNPSHLRELDLSNNDLKDSGVKLLSAGLGNPHCKLETLRLSGCLVTEEGCASLVSALRSNPSHLRELDLSYNHPGDSGVRLLSAGLEDPHCRLEKLNVEHGGENRMKPGLRKYVCDLTLDLNTVDRLLSLSEENRKVTCRREEQPYPDHPERFEGWKQVLCREGLTGRCYWEVEWSGEWADIGVTYKGISRRGKDYDCGLGYNDKSWSLTCSDKTFTAWHNDNNTTIDVRPSSFHRVGVYLDWPAGTLSFYRASSDTLTHLITFTSTFTEPLYPGFRLYDDSSVSLCQVVPVSNTT